A stretch of [Clostridium] scindens DNA encodes these proteins:
- a CDS encoding TRAP transporter small permease: MLNIMKKANAMLNKVFTGLSVALLAVVIVATALQVFTRYIMNASLSGTDEVARFAFVWMSMMGASLCVRNHGHAVVSVLTDSLKNKPKAQAIHSVAVQILIMIGAAVLVVCGIQLVIATGEQSSAGLGIPISYTYACIPVGGAGMVINSFVNILEEISCRKGGDAS, from the coding sequence ATGCTGAATATAATGAAGAAAGCAAACGCCATGCTGAATAAAGTCTTTACCGGCCTGTCCGTAGCATTGCTGGCGGTGGTGATAGTGGCGACGGCGCTTCAGGTCTTTACCAGATATATTATGAATGCATCCTTATCTGGAACAGACGAAGTAGCCAGATTCGCATTTGTGTGGATGAGTATGATGGGAGCCAGCCTGTGTGTCAGAAACCATGGACATGCAGTCGTCTCCGTTTTGACTGATTCGCTTAAGAATAAGCCAAAAGCGCAGGCCATTCATAGTGTTGCGGTTCAGATACTGATTATGATAGGCGCTGCGGTACTAGTCGTATGCGGCATTCAGCTAGTGATCGCTACGGGAGAACAGAGCAGCGCAGGCCTTGGGATACCGATATCCTACACGTATGCCTGTATTCCTGTGGGCGGAGCAGGTATGGTAATAAATAGTTTTGTAAACATTTTGGAAGAGATATCTTGCAGGAAAGGGGGAGATGCTTCATGA
- a CDS encoding TRAP transporter large permease, translating into MSLTYALIIFAILLILIFFGVPIAYSIELSVVVLLVITHLKPLILIPQKLEIGMDTFVYLAIPLFTLAGYLMEQGGLSDRLVDCVEKLFGWFPGSMGTITIICCLFFASLTGSGPATVAAIGAIMVPTMLKNGYSRREAAGLLAAGGALGPIIPPSIAMIVYATTMGLSVPEMFMAALLPGILLGAAFIVTNTVLVVRKGMKGERPHFTAKELGRSIWRALGVIFLPILVLGGIYGGIFTPTEAATIAAVYALILGLAYRELNLGKIITAMKKTVTTSAMVIFIVGISNAFGTVLAAANIPKTIASVIIPYLNSRVVYLLLLMVLLFLVGCVMETVSSIVILAPILVPIGISMGINEMHLGILFSICLIVGFITPPFGLNLFTSAATSEVSFQEVVKGVLPYLAAALAVVVLIAFIPQISLALPELLGY; encoded by the coding sequence ATGAGCCTTACATATGCATTGATTATATTTGCGATCTTACTGATTTTAATATTCTTTGGCGTGCCAATTGCATACAGTATTGAACTGTCCGTGGTTGTGCTGCTTGTCATTACGCATTTGAAGCCACTGATCCTCATTCCCCAGAAATTAGAGATAGGAATGGATACATTCGTCTACCTGGCAATTCCTTTATTTACTCTGGCAGGGTATCTGATGGAGCAGGGAGGGCTATCTGACCGCCTTGTAGACTGTGTGGAGAAGTTGTTTGGCTGGTTTCCTGGAAGCATGGGAACGATAACGATTATATGCTGTCTGTTCTTTGCATCCCTGACGGGATCCGGTCCGGCAACAGTCGCTGCTATAGGCGCGATTATGGTTCCTACGATGCTAAAAAACGGGTATTCCCGGCGGGAAGCCGCCGGACTTCTGGCCGCGGGAGGGGCCCTGGGACCGATTATTCCACCGAGCATTGCGATGATCGTCTATGCGACAACGATGGGCTTGTCCGTACCGGAGATGTTTATGGCCGCCCTGCTTCCAGGCATTCTTCTAGGAGCAGCATTTATTGTTACAAATACGGTGCTGGTAGTCCGCAAGGGAATGAAAGGAGAGCGGCCGCATTTTACGGCAAAAGAACTGGGGAGATCTATCTGGAGGGCGCTGGGGGTTATCTTTCTTCCTATTCTGGTTCTAGGAGGCATCTACGGGGGAATCTTTACGCCTACAGAAGCAGCAACGATTGCTGCCGTATATGCGCTGATACTGGGACTGGCATACCGGGAACTGAATCTCGGGAAGATTATCACTGCCATGAAGAAAACAGTAACGACATCAGCAATGGTTATATTTATTGTCGGAATATCCAATGCATTTGGAACTGTGCTGGCAGCAGCGAATATTCCCAAGACGATTGCCAGCGTGATCATTCCATATCTGAATAGCCGGGTTGTCTATCTGCTGCTTTTGATGGTGCTCCTCTTCCTGGTCGGATGCGTTATGGAGACGGTATCTTCTATTGTAATCCTTGCGCCGATTCTCGTTCCCATCGGCATATCTATGGGAATCAATGAGATGCACCTGGGAATCTTATTCAGCATCTGCCTGATTGTAGGATTTATCACGCCTCCATTCGGACTGAACCTGTTTACATCAGCGGCGACTTCAGAAGTAAGCTTCCAAGAGGTGGTAAAGGGAGTCCTTCCCTATCTGGCGGCGGCTCTGGCCGTGGTAGTGCTGATAGCATTCATTCCGCAGATATCGCTGGCATTGCCTGAACTTTTGGGATACTAA
- a CDS encoding C-terminal binding protein, giving the protein MKAIVVDKDYGSVSARELMEVQESYKQAGIELEAYHFQTEEEIMEGCRGADAILATGNPPITRKVMEALPELKFIQRFGAGVNSIDLHAAAEMGKIVLNLPGFCAKELADLATAMILGLIRNTAYYDREIRKGKWPKCQYLLPGDVREMTLGLYGFGAAGRYLHDIFHGGFGTKVIACDPYVTEDVKRRYPDVEFVEFNRMLKESDIISIHVVLTPETTHVFNEDAFRQMKKTSMIINVSRGPVIDQKALAWALDEGEILYAGLDTVEKEPIDPDDPLLQMDNVILSPHSGSYGAGAKKTQIQMVCGLLPEAVKNGRIPARNIANKGVIEKITEYEFV; this is encoded by the coding sequence ATGAAAGCAATTGTAGTAGATAAAGATTATGGGAGCGTAAGCGCCCGGGAACTTATGGAAGTGCAGGAATCCTATAAGCAGGCTGGCATTGAACTCGAAGCATATCATTTTCAGACAGAGGAAGAAATCATGGAAGGATGCAGAGGTGCAGACGCAATTCTTGCAACGGGCAATCCTCCTATAACCAGAAAAGTTATGGAGGCGCTGCCGGAATTAAAGTTTATACAGAGATTTGGGGCAGGGGTTAATTCCATAGATCTTCATGCAGCGGCAGAGATGGGGAAGATTGTCCTTAATCTTCCTGGATTCTGCGCGAAAGAACTTGCAGATCTTGCAACTGCGATGATTCTGGGATTGATCCGCAATACGGCATATTATGACCGTGAAATTCGCAAGGGAAAATGGCCGAAGTGCCAATATCTTCTTCCGGGGGATGTTCGGGAGATGACCCTTGGCCTATATGGATTCGGCGCGGCAGGACGTTATCTGCATGATATTTTTCATGGAGGATTTGGGACAAAAGTAATCGCATGTGACCCATACGTGACGGAAGACGTAAAAAGACGGTATCCGGATGTAGAATTCGTGGAATTCAATCGAATGCTTAAGGAAAGCGATATCATATCCATTCATGTGGTCCTGACGCCTGAGACAACGCATGTGTTCAACGAAGATGCGTTCCGGCAGATGAAGAAGACATCGATGATTATCAATGTATCCCGCGGCCCGGTGATAGATCAAAAGGCGCTTGCATGGGCGCTTGACGAAGGAGAAATTCTTTATGCGGGACTTGATACGGTAGAAAAGGAGCCGATTGATCCGGATGATCCGCTTCTTCAAATGGATAATGTAATACTTAGCCCTCACAGCGGCTCTTATGGAGCAGGCGCAAAGAAGACACAGATTCAGATGGTGTGCGGCCTGCTTCCGGAGGCAGTGAAAAATGGAAGGATTCCCGCCAGAAATATAGCGAATAAGGGCGTAATAGAAAAAATAACGGAATATGAGTTTGTTTAG
- a CDS encoding RraA family protein — protein sequence MAAGCKIIKEFCRPEKDLVMRFKDMPVANIDDNMGRVAAVDNSILPVGKGQLLGTAFTVRVPQGDNLMFHAAMDLAKPGDVIVIDAGGFEDRAIFGELMASYCKKRGIRGIVCDGAIRDRGGLAAMEDFPVYARATTPNGPYKNGPGEINVPVCIGGKVVYPGDIVVGDEDGVLFIRPQDAGKIADATLAVERKEADIMEHIIKDGTYIRPWVNKKLEEIGCEIVE from the coding sequence ATGGCAGCAGGATGTAAGATTATAAAAGAGTTTTGCAGACCAGAGAAAGATCTGGTTATGCGCTTTAAAGATATGCCGGTAGCGAATATTGATGATAACATGGGAAGGGTAGCAGCTGTAGACAATTCTATCCTGCCAGTGGGAAAAGGACAGCTTCTTGGTACCGCGTTTACAGTGAGGGTTCCCCAGGGAGATAATCTGATGTTCCATGCGGCTATGGATTTGGCAAAACCCGGGGATGTAATTGTCATTGATGCAGGAGGCTTTGAAGACCGCGCGATATTTGGAGAACTGATGGCATCCTATTGTAAGAAACGAGGAATAAGAGGCATTGTATGTGATGGAGCGATTCGCGACAGAGGAGGCCTTGCGGCAATGGAAGATTTTCCGGTATATGCCAGGGCGACGACGCCTAACGGGCCATATAAGAACGGGCCGGGAGAAATTAATGTGCCAGTATGTATTGGCGGAAAGGTAGTATATCCCGGAGATATCGTGGTGGGAGACGAGGATGGAGTACTCTTTATACGCCCTCAGGATGCCGGCAAAATTGCTGATGCAACCCTTGCAGTTGAAAGGAAAGAGGCAGATATTATGGAACATATTATAAAAGATGGGACCTATATAAGACCTTGGGTGAATAAGAAGCTTGAAGAGATTGGATGCGAGATAGTCGAATAG
- a CDS encoding Wadjet anti-phage system protein JetA family protein, which yields MQLRNEIPDTFWGLFRSVNREIYIDALLYINEEYQYNNYFLTKEACIQVLGDMNARKRYELQWEESESEFDMLETPSSRILNWLLRTGWLKRIEDYNTLVTNIVIPDYSAIFIDAFERLSSEDMEETDIYIQNVYATLFSFQNDARANLGMLRTALVNTRRLNKALQDMLHNMDKFFARLLDQKSYGDLLREHLDGYVEEIVRKKYHILKTSDNFYIYKMDIKKCLRDMREDEAWIEQVRDRSRAMGDTGEDVLELLDQIERGFDDIEHRIANMDKEHTKYVRATVTRLNYLLSGESDTKGMVIKLLNRMSESADYDEVLAKTGEKMNLSLLEILSEKSLYKRRKGRRDFISQMEPDEEIADLDKEDVLKLNRIQVRYTKEQIEAFIESHMNQDEIMDAAQVDIMDEETFEKLILAYDYSTRRSSKYMVLEEEPNMIEKGPYKYPALKFVRRRL from the coding sequence ATGCAGTTACGCAATGAGATCCCGGATACGTTCTGGGGCCTGTTCCGGTCCGTGAACCGGGAGATATACATTGATGCGCTATTATATATCAATGAAGAATACCAATATAATAACTATTTCCTTACCAAAGAAGCATGCATCCAGGTTTTAGGCGATATGAACGCCAGGAAGCGGTACGAGCTTCAATGGGAAGAAAGCGAGTCGGAATTTGATATGCTGGAGACGCCGTCATCCCGTATCTTGAACTGGCTTCTTCGGACCGGATGGCTTAAACGGATAGAGGATTATAATACGCTGGTGACCAATATCGTGATCCCGGACTATTCCGCCATATTTATTGACGCTTTTGAACGTCTTAGTTCCGAGGATATGGAGGAGACAGACATCTATATTCAGAATGTCTATGCCACGTTATTTTCCTTTCAGAACGATGCCAGAGCCAATCTGGGCATGCTTCGCACTGCCTTGGTGAATACACGCAGGCTTAATAAGGCGCTGCAGGATATGCTCCATAATATGGACAAGTTTTTTGCACGGCTGTTGGATCAAAAGTCTTATGGCGATCTTCTAAGAGAGCATCTGGACGGGTATGTGGAGGAAATCGTCAGGAAGAAGTATCATATCTTGAAGACTTCGGACAATTTCTATATCTATAAGATGGATATTAAGAAGTGCCTGCGCGATATGCGGGAAGATGAAGCGTGGATAGAGCAGGTAAGAGACCGTTCAAGGGCCATGGGAGATACAGGAGAGGATGTATTGGAACTTCTGGATCAGATCGAGAGGGGATTCGATGATATCGAGCACAGAATCGCCAACATGGACAAAGAACATACCAAATACGTCCGCGCGACAGTAACCAGGCTTAACTATCTGCTGAGCGGAGAGTCGGATACGAAAGGCATGGTCATAAAACTTCTGAACCGTATGTCAGAGAGCGCGGATTATGATGAGGTGCTGGCAAAGACAGGGGAGAAGATGAATCTCTCCCTGCTGGAGATCTTATCGGAGAAGTCCTTGTATAAAAGGCGGAAGGGCCGAAGAGACTTTATCAGCCAGATGGAGCCGGATGAAGAGATTGCGGACCTTGACAAGGAAGATGTGCTGAAGCTTAACCGCATCCAGGTACGCTATACCAAGGAACAGATAGAGGCATTCATTGAATCCCACATGAATCAGGACGAGATTATGGATGCGGCTCAGGTAGATATCATGGATGAGGAAACCTTTGAAAAACTGATCTTGGCCTATGATTACAGTACCAGAAGGAGCAGCAAGTACATGGTGCTGGAAGAAGAGCCAAATATGATAGAAAAAGGGCCGTATAAGTATCCGGCGCTGAAGTTTGTAAGGAGAAGATTATGA
- a CDS encoding DUF4194 domain-containing protein produces the protein MIDYFEQLSQEEQEDITEVIQILYRQTFLLERKYDKRSGRMQYVREYRICSKHMEFLRAYYKVAGITLKENAHMGLIYIQGEALWGEKLPRLATIYLLVLKLIYDEQMAAVSSSSHIVTTLGAVNGKAGDFRVLHGLPSPTEMRRTIALLKKYQIIEPLDVLEELNEHTRLIIYPCIHAVLMGDDIKELLETFGEEENIGDEAAIQSTLEDMPE, from the coding sequence ATGATAGACTATTTTGAACAGCTAAGCCAGGAAGAGCAGGAGGATATCACGGAGGTAATCCAGATCCTGTACCGCCAGACATTTCTGCTGGAGAGGAAGTATGACAAAAGATCCGGGCGCATGCAGTATGTGCGGGAGTATCGGATATGCAGCAAGCATATGGAATTCTTAAGGGCATATTATAAAGTCGCGGGAATTACCTTGAAAGAGAATGCCCATATGGGCCTGATCTATATCCAGGGGGAGGCTTTGTGGGGAGAGAAGTTGCCAAGGCTTGCAACCATCTATCTGCTGGTATTAAAACTCATCTATGATGAGCAGATGGCGGCGGTATCTTCCAGCAGCCATATTGTCACCACGCTGGGGGCAGTCAATGGAAAGGCGGGAGACTTCCGGGTGCTCCACGGTCTGCCTTCTCCTACGGAAATGCGCCGGACCATCGCGCTTCTTAAGAAATATCAGATCATAGAGCCGCTGGACGTTCTGGAGGAATTGAACGAGCACACGAGGCTTATCATATATCCCTGCATTCACGCGGTGCTGATGGGGGATGATATTAAGGAACTGTTAGAGACATTTGGCGAGGAGGAGAACATTGGAGACGAAGCAGCCATTCAAAGCACTCTCGAGGATATGCCTGAATAA
- a CDS encoding ATP-binding protein, whose translation METKQPFKALSRICLNNWHYIDKKILTLSEGINFFTGHSGSGKSTVIDAIQIVLYANTDGRGFFNKAAADDSDRSLIEYLRGMVNISENNESQYLRNKNFSSTIVLELEQTNTREKQCVGVVFDVETATNEISRLFFWHTGELLNNHYRTEKRCLTTIEMREYLQRTFPPEGFYCGPSNERFRRQLYDIYLGGLDMEKFPRLFKRAIPFRMNIKLEDFVKEYICMEQDIQIEDLQESVMQYGRMQNKIEETQEEIRRLNLIREQYEEFCKDHREVEACTYQIDRLEELWLEAKIQECRDKTLGRQEEIGKQEMVKEQLESQARILQKEYEDIILRIADSGYANLESELAGINETLERLGASKARWGQTADRLKEWKQQDVTPNQTIWDIDKFADGSISEGELERLKESLLDIQEELEEQCREADSDLRKIKKEEKDAREELKELKQGKKAYPRELEEARYELRNRLHERCGKFVNVQILADLLDIKDERWHNAIEGYLGGNKLLLVVEPGYAREAMDIYQGMDRKKYYRAAVLDTEKVMEDGHQAKAGSLAEEIVAKEPYVRAYIDFFLGNVMKCESIEELREHRIGITPDCVLYHSYRLQHINPENYTRRAYIGETSMRKRIRQLEEKCQKLQEERLPLQEMLEEIRKTMQLEMLMQPISDYLGWLSDMEQIPAKERRKKQIIEKMQRLKEESVDTWNRQKEEIQRQQEDKKAQIDQVQKDIWNNQRDIERFREELIQSESALAQQKQKTVENPVYEQEFQEYLAGKKSSNYEYLKRQRIAERYPKQEREEQAYQKLVDIRGEYLRNYPNRTYSAAIKNNEAYDKLLNTLQCDDLEAYRESAKEQARQAVEHFKDDFIFKIRSAIREAYQRRDELNRIISRLDFGKDKYQFVITRNKGADGKYYKMFMDDSLQINPSQLTNTIDNQLNMFTMEHEDQYGDLMNELINIFIPPENATKEELDEAKKNMDKYADYRTYLSFDMQQIVRGDKDMTIGLSKMIKKNSGGEGQNPLYVALLASFAQVYRINLSPKIHRSPTIRLVVLDEAFSKMDAEKVASCISLIRGLGFQAIISATNDKIQNYLENVDKTFVYANPNKRHISIQEFEKKDFGELKD comes from the coding sequence TTGGAGACGAAGCAGCCATTCAAAGCACTCTCGAGGATATGCCTGAATAACTGGCATTATATAGATAAGAAGATACTGACTTTAAGCGAAGGGATTAATTTCTTTACCGGCCATTCTGGAAGCGGCAAGTCTACGGTGATCGACGCGATCCAGATCGTTCTGTATGCCAATACGGATGGCCGCGGGTTCTTTAACAAGGCGGCGGCAGACGATTCTGACCGGAGCCTGATCGAGTACCTGCGGGGCATGGTAAATATCAGTGAGAATAATGAATCCCAGTATCTTAGGAATAAGAACTTTTCCAGCACCATCGTACTGGAACTGGAACAGACCAATACAAGAGAAAAGCAGTGCGTGGGCGTCGTATTTGACGTGGAGACGGCTACCAATGAGATTAGCAGGCTGTTCTTCTGGCATACGGGAGAACTTTTAAATAACCATTACCGTACGGAAAAAAGATGTCTGACGACCATAGAAATGCGGGAGTATCTGCAAAGGACATTTCCGCCGGAAGGATTCTACTGCGGTCCCAGCAATGAGAGATTCCGCCGCCAGCTCTATGACATTTATCTGGGCGGGCTGGACATGGAGAAGTTTCCCAGGCTATTTAAACGGGCGATCCCGTTCCGCATGAATATCAAGCTGGAGGACTTTGTCAAAGAGTATATCTGCATGGAACAGGATATCCAGATTGAGGACCTTCAGGAGAGCGTCATGCAGTATGGACGGATGCAGAATAAGATCGAAGAGACGCAAGAAGAGATCAGAAGGCTTAATCTGATTCGGGAGCAGTATGAGGAATTCTGCAAAGATCACCGGGAAGTGGAAGCCTGCACGTACCAGATTGACCGGCTGGAAGAACTCTGGCTGGAAGCAAAGATCCAGGAATGCCGGGATAAGACGCTGGGACGCCAGGAAGAGATCGGCAAACAGGAAATGGTTAAGGAACAGCTGGAATCACAGGCCAGAATCCTGCAGAAGGAATATGAGGATATAATTCTCAGGATCGCCGACAGCGGATATGCCAATCTGGAGTCAGAACTGGCTGGCATTAATGAGACGCTTGAGAGGCTGGGTGCCAGCAAGGCACGCTGGGGGCAGACGGCCGACCGCCTGAAAGAGTGGAAGCAGCAGGATGTGACGCCCAACCAGACCATCTGGGATATCGACAAATTCGCGGACGGAAGCATTTCTGAAGGAGAACTTGAGAGGCTCAAGGAGAGCCTTCTGGACATTCAGGAAGAATTAGAAGAGCAGTGCCGGGAGGCAGACTCCGACCTGCGCAAGATCAAGAAGGAAGAAAAGGATGCCAGAGAGGAATTGAAGGAACTGAAGCAGGGGAAGAAGGCATATCCCAGGGAACTGGAGGAGGCCAGATACGAACTGCGCAACCGTCTCCACGAGCGATGCGGGAAATTCGTCAACGTACAGATACTGGCAGACCTTCTGGATATTAAGGATGAGCGGTGGCACAATGCCATCGAAGGCTATCTGGGCGGCAATAAGCTGCTGCTTGTGGTGGAGCCGGGCTATGCCAGGGAAGCCATGGACATCTACCAAGGGATGGACAGGAAGAAGTATTACCGTGCGGCTGTTCTGGACACGGAGAAGGTCATGGAGGATGGGCACCAGGCAAAGGCAGGTTCTCTCGCAGAAGAAATTGTGGCAAAAGAGCCCTATGTCAGGGCCTACATCGACTTTTTCCTGGGAAATGTGATGAAATGCGAATCCATAGAGGAACTGCGGGAGCACCGGATTGGAATTACGCCGGACTGCGTCTTGTATCACAGCTATCGTCTGCAGCATATCAATCCGGAGAATTATACCAGAAGGGCCTATATCGGAGAGACGAGTATGCGAAAGCGTATCCGCCAGCTGGAAGAGAAATGCCAGAAACTACAGGAAGAGCGTCTGCCTCTGCAGGAGATGCTGGAGGAAATCCGAAAGACTATGCAGCTGGAAATGCTGATGCAGCCGATCTCCGATTATCTGGGCTGGCTGTCTGATATGGAACAGATTCCGGCAAAAGAACGAAGGAAGAAGCAGATCATAGAGAAAATGCAGCGCTTAAAAGAAGAATCCGTGGATACCTGGAATCGTCAGAAAGAGGAAATCCAGCGGCAGCAGGAGGATAAAAAAGCGCAGATCGATCAGGTGCAGAAGGACATCTGGAACAACCAGAGGGATATTGAACGATTCCGGGAGGAACTTATACAGTCCGAGTCCGCATTGGCGCAGCAGAAGCAAAAGACCGTGGAAAATCCTGTATATGAGCAGGAATTCCAGGAGTACCTTGCAGGGAAGAAATCTTCCAATTATGAATATCTAAAGCGGCAGAGGATTGCGGAGCGCTATCCGAAGCAGGAACGGGAGGAGCAGGCATACCAGAAACTGGTGGACATCCGGGGCGAATACCTGAGGAATTATCCGAACCGTACCTACTCCGCGGCAATCAAGAATAACGAGGCTTACGACAAACTGCTGAACACGCTGCAGTGCGATGATCTGGAAGCCTACCGGGAGTCGGCGAAAGAACAGGCGCGCCAGGCGGTGGAACACTTTAAGGATGACTTTATCTTTAAGATACGAAGCGCCATCCGGGAAGCCTACCAGCGCAGGGACGAGCTGAACCGCATCATTAGCAGGCTGGACTTCGGAAAAGACAAGTATCAGTTCGTAATTACCAGAAATAAAGGGGCCGACGGGAAATATTACAAGATGTTCATGGACGATTCGCTGCAGATCAATCCAAGCCAGCTGACTAATACTATAGACAATCAGCTTAATATGTTCACCATGGAGCATGAGGATCAGTACGGGGACCTGATGAATGAACTGATCAACATCTTCATCCCGCCGGAAAACGCAACCAAGGAAGAACTGGACGAGGCGAAGAAGAACATGGACAAGTATGCAGATTATCGCACCTATCTGTCTTTCGATATGCAGCAGATCGTAAGAGGCGATAAAGATATGACCATCGGTCTTAGCAAGATGATTAAGAAGAACTCCGGCGGCGAGGGACAGAATCCGCTGTACGTAGCGCTTCTTGCCAGTTTCGCGCAAGTTTACCGCATCAACCTATCGCCCAAAATCCACAGAAGCCCCACCATACGGCTGGTCGTACTGGACGAAGCCTTCTCCAAGATGGACGCGGAAAAAGTGGCCAGCTGCATCTCGCTGATCCGGGGACTCGGCTTCCAGGCCATCATCAGCGCCACCAATGATAAGATACAGAATTACCTGGAAAATGTAGATAAGACATTTGTGTATGCCAATCCGAACAAGCGGCATATCTCGATACAGGAATTTGAGAAAAAAGATTTTGGGGAACTGAAAGATTGA